A part of Limihaloglobus sulfuriphilus genomic DNA contains:
- a CDS encoding LysE family transporter: MNILLFLASSFAISCSGAMSPGPVTAAAISHGMKSRHSGLMIALGHAVVEFPLILLLTAGLDTLVKTDIARTVTGLLGGAILLYMAWGLLSDIRKGVHAEKAENPGRSPFITGIFLSISNPYFLLWWATIGLGLTTRAIGFGYWLLPVFALVHWLADLIWLELVTFTTNKGAAIAGRKGMTAALAVCAVMLAGFGLYFVIDTVSFLIYGQ; the protein is encoded by the coding sequence ATGAACATACTTTTATTTTTAGCCAGTTCTTTTGCCATATCATGTTCTGGTGCCATGTCACCGGGACCGGTAACCGCCGCGGCGATAAGCCACGGCATGAAAAGCCGCCACAGCGGGCTTATGATAGCCCTGGGGCACGCGGTAGTGGAATTTCCCCTGATACTGCTTCTCACCGCGGGACTGGATACCCTGGTCAAAACCGATATTGCCCGCACGGTTACCGGCCTTCTCGGCGGCGCAATACTGCTTTATATGGCGTGGGGGCTGCTCAGCGACATTAGAAAAGGAGTACATGCGGAAAAAGCCGAAAATCCCGGCAGAAGCCCGTTTATCACGGGAATATTTCTGTCTATATCCAATCCGTACTTTCTGCTGTGGTGGGCTACTATCGGGCTTGGCCTGACAACCAGGGCAATAGGTTTCGGTTACTGGCTGCTGCCTGTCTTCGCGTTGGTTCACTGGCTGGCGGACCTGATCTGGCTGGAGCTGGTCACCTTTACGACAAATAAGGGTGCGGCTATCGCAGGGCGCAAAGGCATGACTGCCGCCCTTGCCGTTTGTGCAGTAATGCTGGCAGGATTCGGGCTTTACTTTGTCATAGACACGGTGAGCTTCCTTATATACGGGCAGTGA
- a CDS encoding LacI family DNA-binding transcriptional regulator produces MPVTIKQISNELGLSPATVSLAIRNKKAGKKRLSPETVSRVQETARKMGYRPNTLATSLISSTSTTVGVLLGSLSFGSESLLDGFKMSFGPDYTSFLSVYNGEGQREKRELEMLIGHRVCGLIAAFSGASENISLYKDAALRYKIPLVVIERQIPELNVPVVRSDHFNSTYLAAKALQDLGHKRIMYASVSFSVSSEMSELHSQGYYKAMREAGLENCICVNERRGIKDWYKSGNLRAQVSEIMKTWLLQKDRSTAVLVDHDWLAYEILSECSELGIRIPEDLSLMGIGDYVFSSFPYVSLSTVASAGDYPMQTMIGRGAAKLLMELVAGDEWDGNDVILPVKVVLRSTTREI; encoded by the coding sequence ATGCCGGTAACAATTAAACAAATCTCAAATGAGTTAGGTCTATCCCCCGCAACGGTTTCGCTGGCTATTCGCAACAAGAAAGCCGGCAAAAAGAGACTTTCCCCCGAGACCGTCAGCCGCGTACAGGAAACCGCACGCAAGATGGGCTACAGGCCAAATACCCTGGCTACCAGTCTGATCAGCAGCACTTCCACCACAGTCGGGGTTTTGCTCGGCTCGCTTAGTTTCGGCTCTGAATCTCTCCTGGACGGATTCAAAATGTCATTCGGGCCAGATTACACTTCGTTTTTGTCGGTATATAACGGCGAGGGCCAACGTGAAAAACGTGAACTTGAAATGCTCATCGGGCACAGGGTGTGCGGTTTGATAGCCGCGTTTTCCGGAGCATCTGAAAACATAAGTCTCTATAAAGACGCTGCTTTACGTTACAAGATACCGCTTGTTGTGATAGAAAGGCAGATTCCGGAGCTTAATGTTCCGGTTGTAAGGTCTGATCATTTTAACAGTACCTATCTGGCCGCAAAGGCTTTGCAGGATCTTGGCCACAAGCGGATTATGTATGCAAGTGTCAGTTTTTCAGTAAGTTCTGAGATGTCGGAACTTCATTCACAGGGATATTACAAAGCAATGCGTGAGGCAGGCCTTGAAAACTGCATTTGTGTTAATGAACGCAGGGGGATCAAGGACTGGTACAAGTCGGGAAATCTGCGGGCCCAGGTTTCTGAGATAATGAAGACCTGGCTGCTCCAGAAAGACAGGTCAACAGCGGTTCTGGTCGATCATGACTGGCTGGCGTATGAGATATTAAGTGAATGCAGCGAGCTGGGTATTAGAATTCCTGAAGATTTATCATTGATGGGAATCGGAGATTATGTTTTCAGCTCTTTCCCCTATGTAAGCCTAAGTACTGTGGCCTCCGCGGGTGATTATCCGATGCAGACAATGATTGGCCGCGGGGCGGCAAAACTCTTGATGGAGCTGGTTGCCGGCGACGAATGGGACGGGAATGATGTTATTCTGCCTGTTAAGGTTGTTCTCAGATCAACTACCAGAGAAATATGA
- a CDS encoding DUF1559 domain-containing protein, giving the protein MIIVQKFCKRQNQGFTLIELLVVISIIALLMAVMMPALSKARETAKRTICMSNLKQLGLASVTYASENRFLPFNTITPSGSNSSTPGFHNYMLKYGSTLKWINHGLLFGQKYISTPEVYFCPSQRGDVRYECDTYFNGDQERDEQERMQLLDGAPGMNGNNNRYIRGSYLARCYNPDGVTIVRGSAQIGKKATMFPYGATYAFLADRWTYESSGVHGKKFYNVAYCDGHVQMLTDSNKYLAELGVGRLPEALDKSKIKDWADAWKIFDKGTFEPFEK; this is encoded by the coding sequence ATGATAATTGTACAGAAATTTTGTAAAAGACAAAATCAGGGTTTCACCTTGATTGAGCTGCTGGTTGTAATATCCATTATTGCGCTGCTTATGGCGGTTATGATGCCTGCATTAAGCAAGGCCCGCGAGACTGCCAAACGCACTATATGTATGTCTAATTTAAAGCAGCTTGGGCTGGCAAGTGTAACCTATGCCAGCGAAAACCGTTTTCTGCCATTCAACACGATTACCCCTTCCGGCAGCAACAGCTCTACTCCCGGTTTCCACAACTATATGCTCAAGTACGGCTCAACACTCAAGTGGATAAATCACGGCCTTCTTTTTGGACAGAAATATATCAGCACACCGGAAGTCTATTTCTGCCCGTCGCAGCGCGGGGATGTCAGATATGAATGTGATACCTATTTTAACGGCGACCAGGAGAGAGATGAGCAGGAGAGGATGCAGCTGCTTGACGGAGCGCCTGGTATGAACGGGAATAACAACCGTTACATACGCGGCAGTTACCTGGCACGCTGTTACAATCCGGACGGGGTTACAATTGTTCGCGGCAGTGCCCAGATTGGGAAAAAAGCGACAATGTTTCCCTATGGTGCTACATACGCTTTTCTCGCGGACCGCTGGACATACGAAAGCAGCGGTGTCCATGGAAAGAAATTCTACAATGTCGCCTATTGTGACGGGCATGTCCAAATGCTGACCGACAGTAACAAATACCTTGCCGAGCTTGGCGTCGGCAGGCTGCCCGAGGCACTTGACAAGTCAAAGATTAAGGATTGGGCGGATGCCTGGAAAATATTCGATAAGGGTACGTTTGAACCGTTTGAAAAGTAA
- a CDS encoding aldo/keto reductase, with protein sequence MKKIRLGKSELMVSQVGFGGIPITRVSQQEAEKCIHRCLEHGINYIDTATGYGDSEEKIGKAIKGRRDGLVIASKAPPTDARFMAESIDKSLKRMQIETIDLYQFHCIKDRQGLQKCIELMPVMEKAKSQGKIRHIGITIHGVDIIKPIVETGLFETAMIALNFIVREPLESAVPAAVKHDVGIIAMKPMAGGHIADASLAFKFFNGMDNVVPLVGIEKPEEIDQIAATIEEDEKPDERELAKMDRIRSESGDQFCRRCEYCMPCPHGVQIFPITIYESLVKRLPVEKVTDESWKKMMKTVENCTDCGRCEQKCPYDLKIREILAHSAGLYENLISK encoded by the coding sequence ATGAAAAAAATAAGGCTTGGAAAAAGTGAACTAATGGTCTCACAGGTCGGTTTCGGCGGCATTCCGATCACACGTGTTTCTCAGCAAGAGGCGGAGAAATGTATCCACCGCTGCCTTGAGCACGGCATAAACTACATCGATACCGCAACCGGCTACGGTGACAGTGAAGAGAAGATCGGAAAAGCGATAAAGGGACGCAGAGACGGGCTTGTAATTGCAAGCAAAGCCCCGCCGACAGACGCCCGCTTTATGGCTGAATCCATAGATAAATCGCTTAAGCGAATGCAGATAGAAACGATTGATCTTTACCAGTTCCACTGCATCAAAGACCGGCAGGGACTCCAGAAATGCATTGAGCTGATGCCGGTAATGGAAAAGGCAAAATCTCAGGGTAAGATACGCCATATCGGCATAACAATTCACGGCGTGGATATCATCAAACCCATCGTCGAGACGGGCCTTTTCGAAACTGCAATGATAGCTCTGAATTTCATTGTCCGCGAGCCGCTGGAGTCGGCAGTTCCCGCCGCGGTCAAACACGATGTCGGCATAATAGCCATGAAACCCATGGCAGGCGGGCATATCGCAGACGCTTCACTGGCGTTTAAGTTTTTCAACGGCATGGATAATGTCGTGCCGCTTGTCGGCATAGAAAAACCCGAAGAAATCGACCAGATCGCCGCGACTATCGAAGAAGACGAGAAGCCTGACGAACGGGAGCTTGCCAAAATGGACAGGATACGCAGCGAATCGGGCGACCAGTTCTGCCGCAGATGTGAATACTGTATGCCGTGCCCGCACGGGGTGCAGATATTTCCGATTACGATATACGAATCTCTGGTTAAGCGGCTTCCGGTGGAAAAGGTTACCGATGAAAGCTGGAAAAAGATGATGAAAACCGTCGAAAACTGCACAGACTGCGGCCGATGCGAGCAAAAATGTCCCTACGACCTCAAAATCCGAGAAATACTCGCCCACAGCGCAGGACTCTACGAAAACCTAATCTCAAAATAA
- a CDS encoding Ig-like domain-containing protein, which yields MKYLHCILSLVFVSFVLFTSAGRAETLFDSFDVDPQNNGWTRAGSGSSNFTWLDDLVVDAEGDEYVSGGYLRADLYREPTTERLSYALSQSYSMQQEFWMEFDMSTRVHYQYERGFVGLFSSETDNAANVLAAKVFRQQTQSNVSPKAARFNSYDSTGANVYVETGYVFDKLVPVRIKLHYYIDENENGIGEVEIWHLNDVGESDDVKLVSASDILFVNGSGKTASYNCFGIGNLIGSSSSYWQAIWLDNMYVSTEKSCDDYFAGLGQERPEPAFGTYSADLTPPSPDPLVWSSVPAAISPTKITMAVGPASDENGVMYYFENIDIPSHNSDWQESTEWTDSGLDDNTTYSYRVKARDLSANRNETGWSSIEQATTPVETDVSSPEPDPMLWVSEPEVFGYKNVTMTAAVAVDAEGNGPVEYYFANLTEPGRDSGWLISNEFTDEGLDYAASYSYAVKARDVSANYNETAWSQTVTVTTDNEPPITVFERKSLMWHANKLDMDCPMNIYYKQTNTGGAEKPVIVYVMNHGFPRIGQEPDESILSDMIDDEYIVITVDFNNNVNAVSPFFDNDLHDILKAVYGSGFASLLLDVNLLPSSKYECYFIPAGCRIERNLVYFELDKHGSFGTKERVMSTYNSYVVPNFGVDPVTDPDDMVNPDGSPIDYKLRMDVIYPSQASRDLPLMFWNCTSPDRKQMSTTSNYRPHFGGLVMRGYAIALIDHCYNPLARNDSYGYFSSYTLEDWNGLKSETAAMRFIRMNAENWNIDSARIGGAGHSKGTYTLTRLADPAHESPDAEEYYSFSGFPEGTPEAQPWQGYSSQITCSHQSAGNGTRRTSLVTGDNVPTLIACGKYDEYNQWLVFPVLVGTYEGLDVNHQAFWMVDRGHELPYGYNAERGFDMYDMWHDFFDAYMKPAAPPKVVYINPLDGKAEVGSLAGFTSSIPDPAELPSDVFDYVSPRDPITVSFMPAVDAASVINGGIEVLRAADAQPVAGTWQGIRGNSTFIFTPDMHLQENTSYKIIVTSDVMSEDGVNLGQTRESVFTTGYLFDTDDLIDFGSFWLNTVDEGQQWDFDSNFFIDFFDFAELAKLWMTEF from the coding sequence ATGAAGTATTTGCACTGTATTTTGAGTTTGGTTTTTGTCTCTTTTGTTTTGTTCACCTCTGCAGGCAGGGCAGAGACTCTATTTGATTCGTTTGATGTTGACCCCCAGAATAACGGCTGGACAAGGGCCGGTTCGGGCAGCAGCAATTTTACCTGGCTTGATGATCTTGTTGTTGACGCTGAAGGCGATGAGTATGTTTCAGGCGGATATCTCAGAGCTGACCTGTATAGAGAGCCAACGACTGAACGTCTCAGCTATGCCCTGAGTCAGAGCTACAGCATGCAGCAGGAGTTCTGGATGGAGTTTGACATGTCCACGCGTGTACATTATCAGTATGAGCGGGGATTTGTTGGTTTATTCTCCAGTGAGACAGATAATGCTGCAAATGTTCTCGCCGCCAAGGTCTTCAGGCAGCAAACCCAATCAAATGTATCGCCTAAGGCCGCAAGATTTAATTCGTATGATTCTACGGGGGCAAATGTCTATGTTGAAACAGGTTATGTGTTTGATAAACTTGTTCCCGTCAGAATCAAACTGCACTATTATATTGATGAAAACGAAAACGGAATTGGTGAGGTTGAAATATGGCATCTAAATGATGTTGGAGAGTCGGACGATGTCAAACTTGTCAGCGCATCAGATATTCTGTTTGTCAACGGCAGCGGCAAGACGGCTTCTTACAACTGTTTTGGAATCGGCAATCTAATCGGCAGCTCCAGCAGTTACTGGCAGGCAATATGGTTAGACAACATGTATGTCTCCACCGAAAAGAGCTGCGATGATTATTTTGCCGGTCTTGGCCAGGAAAGGCCGGAGCCGGCATTTGGAACCTACAGTGCCGACCTTACGCCGCCGTCTCCGGATCCGCTTGTCTGGAGTTCAGTTCCTGCCGCGATCAGCCCGACTAAGATAACTATGGCTGTCGGGCCGGCATCCGATGAAAACGGTGTAATGTACTATTTTGAAAACATAGATATTCCAAGCCACAACAGCGATTGGCAGGAAAGCACCGAATGGACAGATTCAGGTCTTGATGATAACACGACTTACAGCTATCGTGTAAAGGCCCGGGATCTTTCTGCAAACCGCAACGAAACGGGCTGGTCAAGCATTGAGCAGGCAACAACACCGGTTGAGACTGATGTCTCATCACCAGAGCCTGATCCGATGCTCTGGGTGAGTGAGCCGGAGGTTTTTGGTTACAAAAATGTTACAATGACTGCGGCAGTTGCTGTTGATGCCGAGGGCAACGGGCCGGTTGAGTATTATTTTGCCAATCTGACTGAACCGGGCCGCGACAGCGGCTGGCTGATCAGCAATGAGTTTACCGATGAAGGCCTCGACTACGCGGCATCCTACAGTTACGCGGTGAAAGCAAGGGATGTTTCCGCTAACTACAATGAAACCGCCTGGTCGCAGACTGTAACGGTGACAACTGATAACGAGCCGCCGATAACCGTCTTCGAAAGAAAGTCTCTGATGTGGCACGCCAACAAACTGGATATGGACTGCCCGATGAATATATATTATAAGCAGACTAATACCGGCGGCGCAGAGAAACCGGTTATTGTATATGTAATGAATCACGGTTTTCCGCGTATAGGCCAGGAACCTGATGAGTCGATACTTTCTGACATGATAGATGATGAATACATTGTCATAACAGTTGATTTTAACAATAATGTAAACGCAGTTTCACCCTTCTTTGATAATGACCTCCATGATATACTCAAAGCGGTTTACGGCAGCGGTTTTGCATCTCTTTTACTTGATGTGAATCTCCTGCCCTCAAGTAAATACGAATGTTATTTTATACCTGCCGGCTGCAGGATAGAAAGAAATCTGGTTTATTTTGAGCTTGATAAGCACGGCTCATTTGGAACCAAAGAGCGTGTAATGAGTACGTACAACAGCTATGTTGTGCCGAATTTCGGTGTTGATCCGGTAACAGACCCTGATGATATGGTCAACCCCGACGGCTCGCCTATTGATTACAAGCTGCGGATGGACGTGATTTATCCTTCGCAGGCAAGCCGGGACCTGCCCCTGATGTTCTGGAACTGTACAAGTCCCGACCGCAAGCAGATGTCCACAACAAGCAATTACAGGCCGCACTTTGGAGGCCTGGTTATGAGAGGTTATGCGATAGCCCTTATTGACCATTGCTATAACCCGCTGGCCAGGAACGATTCTTACGGCTACTTCAGCTCTTACACGCTTGAGGATTGGAACGGACTCAAGAGCGAAACCGCCGCGATGCGGTTTATCCGTATGAACGCTGAAAACTGGAATATTGATTCAGCCAGAATCGGCGGCGCAGGCCATTCAAAGGGCACCTATACACTTACCCGTCTTGCCGATCCGGCTCACGAATCCCCCGATGCCGAGGAATACTACAGTTTCAGCGGATTTCCGGAGGGCACTCCGGAAGCTCAGCCGTGGCAGGGCTACTCAAGCCAGATAACGTGCAGCCATCAGTCCGCCGGCAACGGCACGAGAAGAACGAGCCTTGTAACGGGCGATAATGTGCCGACTCTGATAGCGTGCGGAAAGTATGACGAATACAACCAATGGCTGGTATTTCCTGTTCTGGTTGGTACTTATGAGGGGCTTGATGTCAATCATCAGGCGTTCTGGATGGTTGACCGCGGGCACGAACTGCCGTACGGCTATAACGCGGAACGGGGCTTTGATATGTACGATATGTGGCACGATTTCTTTGATGCCTACATGAAGCCCGCCGCGCCGCCAAAGGTTGTTTATATCAACCCGCTCGACGGTAAGGCGGAAGTCGGGTCACTTGCCGGCTTTACAAGCTCTATTCCAGATCCGGCAGAACTGCCTTCCGATGTGTTCGATTATGTATCGCCCAGAGATCCGATTACTGTCAGTTTTATGCCGGCAGTGGATGCCGCCAGCGTGATAAATGGAGGCATAGAAGTTCTCAGAGCCGCAGATGCCCAGCCCGTAGCGGGGACGTGGCAGGGAATTCGCGGCAACTCTACGTTTATCTTTACTCCTGATATGCACTTACAGGAAAATACATCCTATAAGATTATAGTGACCAGCGATGTCATGAGTGAAGACGGTGTTAATCTCGGCCAGACGCGGGAGTCTGTTTTTACAACCGGATATTTGTTTGATACCGATGATTTGATTGATTTTGGCAGTTTCTGGCTCAACACCGTTGACGAGGGCCAGCAGTGGGATTTTGACAGTAATTTTTTTATCGATTTTTTTGACTTTGCAGAGCTTGCGAAACTCTGGATGACAGAGTTTTGA